The Glycine soja cultivar W05 chromosome 4, ASM419377v2, whole genome shotgun sequence genomic sequence ATAGAATTTGCTCCCCAAAACCAACACCAGACAGCATGTCCAAATTAGATACATTGACCGATACTCTGTTGTCATCAGCAATAATTTTTCCAATAGCATCCAGCTTATGATTTCCAGCATTTGCTTCTAAGAGACAAAAAAACATCCTATTTATATAACTAACACATAAGATAacgaaatgataaaataaagacTTAGATATTCATGAAGGACACAAGGTCATTCTCAGATGAATccaaaatgcaaaaaataataTCACATATGATGCTGTTTATTTGACACAAAAAGCTACCTGGATGTGGGCAatcttccacttcacatgtAACTTTAAGAGAGGCACCTTTTCCCTTGACTTTGCTCTTATTAATTGGATTTTTCTGTTTCTCCTTGCATGTACCAGCAGTAGTCTTTTTCCTGCCAGATGAGTCAGAAGCTTTAGATTTGGTCTTGCTAACTTTACTAGGTCTAAGACTTTTAGGTAGTTTACGCCCCAAAGGTCTTGCAGATGACAGCATTTTCTCAGAAACCAGGGAATCTGAAAATCCATGGTCAACAGATGGTTTATTACTTGTCTTAGCGTCCATatgatttttaactttcaaagcCTCGACGGAGCCTCCAAGTTCGGTCTCTCCAGAATGGGGCAATAATTCTGGGGACAATTCTTTACTGGTCACAGATTTGCTTATCTCAGTGGGCAACTCCAAAGAGCTAAATGCATCCCTGCAATTTTTCTTACGTCTGTGATTCTTTGAATGCTTAGCTCTACTATTCCCACGTGGACCTTGTGATCCATCTTCAGTGATACAATTACCAGAACAAATaagtttctctttcttcttccctctcTTACTGATGGTAACATCCAATTTAGAATTTAATTCTTTAGAAGAACCTAAAACAGCATGATGTACGTCTTCTTGATGTCTTTCTCCAATCTGGACTTCGGGAATTGAATTGATAACTTCAGAATCAGGTGAGGTTCCAGGATCCATACCCTTATTACTCATAGGTTCAATCAATGCTTCAACCACCTTCTCAGGAGGAACAGCAAGACAAGGTTCCTCTGCATCCCCATATGACTTCTCTGTTATTTCAGTAGTTTCTAAGGGGTTATTTGCAACTTGTTCATTTAGAACAAGACCATCCTTGCCCAGGTCATTACTGAAAGATTCTGAATTTCCCAAAGCCACCGCATCAGAAATTTTATCATCAGCATTGCCGGCTACTTTCTGAGAACCTGAATCAGACACCAAGTAAGAAGCAGAAGCCAAACCATCAACTGACTCTGGAATCAAGACATTTGAGCAACTTAAATCAACTTCTTTCCCAAATTTAATCTTCAGACGAACACGAGTAGTTGAAACAGAACACTTCTGTACTGAACTCAATGAGGTAGTACTTGCACCATTCTTAACCGCTTTCCCACTTTGACGCTTGCTTCTAGCCTTCCCCAATTCTTGGCACACAGCTTCACCAACTCCAAGCTCATTATCTTGCTCAAAAAACTGTTCAATATTCCCAATCAATCCCCAGACAGAAGAACGAGCTGGTTTGGAGAAAcaacttcttttctttctagcaGCCTCTAAGTTTAGCTTCATACCCCCATTTGAATGCGTCACCTTGGTtttgttcttgcaatttcttgaaGCCTTTTTGGTTTGTGTCTTACGGCCAAATTTAGTTCTTCGACTATCCCTTAGAGAAGGTAACGGTATGCTTTCAGTGATACAATCAACTTCAACAGCTTTTGTTCCATCATTATCCATCTGCCCTGGATTGTTAAcagcattattattattaatggaAACATCATCACCCTTAGAATGGAGATCAAGAACATCCTTTGCAGAGCAGTTGGTAATTAAAGCAACAGAGGGCAGACCTGATTCAGGAGAAAATGGTTTTCTAAAGGTAGAGTTGGTAGTTTCCTCTGAGGAACAGTCCTTCAATTTACAGAAATCATCTATTTGCAGCATGTCATTCTTCATTTCACACCCTGGATCCAACAGGGCAGGCTCACAAGGAAAACCAACTACAGGTGAGCTCGCAACAGTCTCCTGGCAATCTAGAGAGgatgatatttttatacatgaatTAATGTTGATGACTTCTTCATCAACAAAAGCTTTAAACTTTTCTTCACAAGTACTATTCTGATCCTCAATATCTTTCTGATCGCATGGCTGATCATTTGTGCTCTCTACTTTTGCATCTGTACATAATGCACCTGATGGTGGCCCTGATGGCACTTCCATAGCCAGAGTAGGAGATATCTTCCTGCAAGCATCAGTTTCCTCACCATCTTTCTGATCACATGGCTGATCACTTATGCTCTCTACTTCTGTATCTGTAAATAATGCATCTGATGGCACTTCCATAGTCGGAGTAGGAGATATCTGCCTGCAAGCATCAGTTTCCTCACCATCTTTCTGATCACATGGGTGATCATTTATGCTCTCTACTTCTGTATCTGTACATAATGCACCTGATGGCACTTCCATAGCCGGAGTAGGAGATATCTTCCTGCAAGCATCAGTTTCCTCCCCAATTAGAGCGTCACATTTTTCAACTACATTCAACAAGGGATCTGGATTTCTCATAATTTTCTCCTGCTCACTTTGCTGGTTGCAATCAACTAGCAAGTCAGCCATGGATTCTGATTCCAAAGACACTTCGCAATCCCTGAAATCAAGTGCATGACTGAAAGCATCAGCAAGAACACCAGTCTCATCATTTTTGCCTTCCACGACATCCGAATCATCTCCTGCTGCAGGCAATACGTCACTCTTATTATCCTTCTGCTCATCCTGTTGAGCACAATGCCTCTGTGAATCCTCTGTAATTAAGGACCCTGACTCATCATCCTTCTGCTCATCCTGTTGAGCACAACGCCTCTGTGAATCATCTGCAGTTAAGGACCCCGACAGCTGATCAAAGATACCCTCATTCTGAAAATTTCCCTCTGAGCCACTGTTTACACAGAGAACTTCAATGCTCCCACAAGAAACACCCAAACAATTCTGACAATCATCCTGAGTAGATTTCTCCAGTGGCAACAAATCAGCATTTTTGCATTCACTCGCCAAACCCAAACCCTCTCCGGACCCCTCGGTAACATCAACACGTCCTTCAGAACTGACACGGTCCCCTCGCAGACAACCATCAGTCACAGTGGAGAGCTCAACATTAGAGTCCACCACATTGTAAGCCTCTTCTTCTAAACAAGACTCCTGCACAGAAACAACCTGCTCTTGAACCTCTGAGCACAAATGCTGCTGCTCAATTACAAACTTTTCTGAGGGATCATCAATGGCAGCAGATCTCCCACACGACCCCATTTCAATCATTCAAAAACCATCAACGATAGAAACACACAACCACTAACCCGCCGTCACTCTCTGATTaacttcaacaaaaaaaacaaaacgagAAAACGAAGAAAGGTAAATGAATCACCACAATGCATCACCAAATACCTAACCACACAACAACCAAACGAAACGGCACCTCGAATTAAAGCaaaatagagaagaacactACCTCCACGTGAAAACCATTGCCTGCAAAGAAAACCCTAGAAAGCGGCATTATCCTGATACCCTCTGCACGGAAAGTGAGGGAAAAATTAGCTAAAGAAAACCCTACTTGCAGAAAAATGCAGACGCTGTCACGAGTTCCTAGGTGCAAATACGCtacgataataataataataataataataataataataacaataataataataatataaaaccaaaaacgaaaaattagaaaaaaaaaacaaaagaaaaaagaagaaattgagaAAAGAAGATATTACCTTGTTCTCAGGATGTGCGAGATTGAGGATAAGGAGGTTAGGCTTAGGCCTTTTTCAAGAATGGTTTTTtccagaaaataaaagataataaaatgagaaatattcttttcttcttttccctctgggttgaagagagagagagagttgggtctgcgtCGCGCGCAgaggaaagagagaaagaaagagatggTTGGTGAAATTGTCaacgaaaacaaaaataaaaaccaaaaccaaaacggTTTGAGAAAAACAgcacaaacaaaagaaaaacaaaaccaaagcGAACGAGAGACACTGCTTCCTTCGTTTCTTTCCGACCCAagcaagatttttttattttttttcaactatttgttttcttttttattaattattatttatagtaaTTAGTAATACTCTGCGAGGACCTAAATTCGATGTTGATTAGACCGTTTTGCCCCACGCGCCTCTCATAATCATTCAtcaatgtttttctctctttttgtcCCTCCTATGACACGTCCCTAAAACCTTGCCacccatagtttttttttccatcaaatCTTTCCGTTTATGTTTTGGAGGGGATTagattatagaaaaaaaaaaatagtgaaaattatgtaattaaatatggtaaaaagaaaaaagaaaaagaaagcatcCTTTTGAAGGAGATTTCAGATTTGGGATACCTGAATCCTCGCTTTGTTCATTTTcgtattaatatgttttttatcgGTTTGTTTGTAGTCTGTGCATATCTTCTTGTTGATaactttttttgtaatttttttaatgttattggctacttattattattattattattggtagAGGGATTATTGGCTACTACTTATTACTAGTTTCTTCCTAtcacaaaacaaataattaattctcCACCAAATCAAATATACACTCGGTGAAGAGGAACTAGGATAACATTCACTGCATTGTTTGGAATGGGAAAAGCTTAatgattattaataattttaataaatgactACCTAGTGAGTAGTGACTTTTGGTTTTTGACAAATAAACCCTCTAAGTTTTGGAATAATTTTAATAGctagattattttttctttaaaaatcaatgcattttaagaaaaaaattgtattccAGCTCAAAAAAAATGCTTCCAAATAAACATTCTTgacataacatttttaaaaaaatttggaatGTTCATTACAGTATCAAAaggtaaaaggatttttatttatttacttaaaaactaaaaaaaaaaaatcctcttgTTTACCTTTCTATTAAATACtacgaaaaataattattaaaattacggTTGAATTTGAAGTCCAAACGTATGCGAAAGATGATAAGATTAAGGAACAggcttttttcaaaaaaaaagaaaaaggaacggGCTTTTTACAGCGTATTATCAGGATTAATGTTTACATAAATAATTCctcaaaataatgtttacataaaaaaagtattgaaaTTCATCAAGTACttaattatataacttttatccaatatcaaaattatatagttgttggactttttttttcttattgccTTCACATTTGTATCTCTCCAATATGCCTGGTTAACCACAGTTGGAATTATAAAATACTTTTCTTTTAAGTCCGTTCAATGGCTACCTTACACAGGCCTCAAGTAATCTAAATATTCGCTCAAAAACAAGAGagtcaaataaatataaaattcttaaacTAAGTACAAGTGGTCACACTtaaattatctaataatttttatatagtcTGATACAGTTTTTCTTATtgatttaggtttttttttaaaataaattgttttttagaaaacctaaatcaatttatgaaatttaaaaaaaaataaataaatgtacattaatgtaatatataaaaaaattgatatatatatatataggtagattgtatttgaaagtaaatatgaatataacatttaatttcattaatataatatctaaGAAAGTGTATacataaatagaattttatatATAGTATGACATAGTTTTGTTATTCAATtgagattttcaaaaaattcaaatgtgcATATAATATAcagaattttgataaatatatatgtaaaagtaaattaaatttgagaagaagtattaatgtaatattttatgctattaatgtaatatttatctaaatatatgaataaattgatttttcttatatagAATGACACGATTTTGTTAATTGATcgtgttttttaatatatatatatatatatatatatatatatatatatatatatatatatatatatatatataaatcaaatatatagtaATGTAATATAtagaaattgataaatatatataataataatttatctcttaatttctatgcttaattattattttaagtaaagTATGATGAATTGtttccaaaaatatatatttaaaaagtacgtgtttttagttataactttttttataaaacatgttTTAAAGTGGCtcaattaaaatacatattattttggcaaatttaaaaagatacatattaatataatgttaaaattatttgaatttttattttaggttaataatcaatttcatctaatcaaatttaatatattgtaGTTTAATTTCatgtgtatatataatatagcaagttacattttgttttcaaaatataattaaattaacaataaaaaccaTAAACGTTGtgctatttataaaatatttaatatcaaataaattaagttacactatcttattatataaaaacaaattaaataaatatattaaaaaataatatgaaaacattgaaaatataataataagtaaaattcaaacacaaatttattttgaaaattattctcATTTGAAGGgggaaatattaaaataaatttaaaagtaattatcatacaattttatttttttattgagataatgtgcgtatttttattttatattcattgtcttttatttatttttatttacaactatatatattttaccaTTAATATTTCCCATAGGTATACTAACTCATACATATATGGCACacctttaattttggtttttttatagaCAAACCATTTAGCTTAGGGATATTCATAAACTtactaaactatttttattaatgacaTGTCTTTGGGAAAAGATGAAGGAAAACTCTCCTAGAGTTTATGAGGTGACTCTACCACTCAAGAGTGTGATGATTTACTGAAATAAAGCACGAAGAAAGTGAAAATAAGAGAGAGGAGAATGTGTAAGTAATGATGATGAGTGTGGATGTAGAAGGGGGCCATGGATCCTCTGTTAGCTCTGAAATCATACAAATACCTGACTCCATTCAAGAGATATTGTTTCTGACAGACTTATCTATGATGTTCCACTTGATGTATAAATGCGCAAAAATAGGATTTATgctatcaaaataatttattaaaatatattttttcatatcaatatcaaaaattttagaatttgttttttttttaaatttttggtatatttttcgtcttcataaaattaaaatatattttattttaatccggAGTCAACCTTGGACGGATCTAAGCCTACTtggctttttttaaaaaattaaattataagttaaaatatgtttttcgtttttataaatattgaaatgttcaaaatttatccctataaaattttgaatctttttttcgtcctaaaaaattaaaatctattatttttttgttcggACATAGGTTCGGATATTTGAACTTATGTGTCACTCTTTCATTGATTTCATTAATAACTATGGAGTAGGTGATTTCTGGGGTtaaaaattgtcacaaaatacaaaaaaaaaaccaataaatttGTAAATCTCTATTTTCcaatctccttcttccctaactttcttcatcttctttgaatttaaataaacattttttttattttttcttttttaaatgttttgttcAACTGCAATGGTTAGCACCAGCTTATTGACCATgtcatcttctttttctttgaatttcccTTTCTTCTAAAAACCTAACATCATCACTCTCAAACTCAATGTTATGAATATCAATTCCAATATTCTATCAGAATCAAACATTGCCGACAAACTCAACAACTTGGCTTTTAAATTCACCTCTCTCTCGGATTAGCCTAGTGGACGGAGAAGATGAAAAAAGGTAGGGCAGAAGGAGGTTAGGGAAGAGAGATTTACAAATTTGTGGGTTTTTTTTCCACCATTTTATGGTGGTTTCTAGCCCCCCAAAATCACTCATTCTCATAGTCATCAATGGAACCAATGAAAGAGTAACACCTAGGTTCAGATACACGAACCAACGTCTCGGTCAAAAAGTAACAGATTTCAATGTTTGGAGGatgaaaaaaagactcaaaattTTGCTAGGACGAATTTTGaacatttcaaaatttatggggaccgaaaacatattttagactataatttcattttttaaaaatgtcaccTAGGCTCGAGTTCATCCAAGTCTGGCTCCAGaccaaaatataacaattttcaattttagaggacgaaaaacatatcaaaatttttgcagggaCGGGTTCTAAACTTTTCGATATTTATAgggatgaaaaacatattttagtcgAAATATTTTAATGGTCAAGATACTAGATCACGATTCAAATTATAAAGTGGAATAATAAGGAAGGTCTTAGTTAATGAAAACAATACTAAAAGTGGGTCCTACATATATTAacggataaaataaaaaatgatgatataTGTGCAAAATGCCAAGTAAATCTGCAAATCAAAGGATGTGGCAAAGAGATTcacatggtaaaaaaaatggagaaatcTCTACTTTAAATAATGTCAAGTATGGGTTAagaaaaaatttgattaaaggAGGGGACCAACCAAAAAGGGATAGCACCAATGGCGATAAATAGGTTATTTGTGACAAACACGTGCATGACTATACAGGTGAAAACAACGAAAGTACATGATTTTGGAGCAAATAATGACAGGAGAAGTAGATGCACTAAGGAGGGGATTACAAATCCTCTGTCAAGTGAAAATTATGAAGAAGAAACAACATGAGACTTATAAATCAAGGTTGGAGTCTAAGCGATATAGTAATGAAAATGTTGTGGAAAAGGGGATGCCCTCTAGGCTCCTAAATCATACAAATACTTGCTTCTCCATTGAAGAGATACAATTTTTCTACCAACTTATTGGTGTTTTCACTTGATGTGGAAATgccaaaaaaataagatttatgtGATGGAAATACTATAACAGTCAAGACAAAATCCTAATTCCAATCATTAAATGGAATAAATAAAGGTCTTGTTGATGGAAATAATATTAAGGATGAATCCTACAACTATTAATGGACAAGATAAAATGGTGATACATGTTCAAAACGCTAAGAGGGGAAATCTATACGTTCAGGGATGTGGCAAAAAGGTTCATTCAGGCAATAAAGTGGGAAAATATCTATTGGATTCTACTTCAAATAATGTCGAGCATGCATTAAGAAATAATCTCATTAAAGGTGGGAACCAACCAAAAATGAATAACACCAATGGAGATAAGGGGTTATGGCAAACACGTGCATGACTCTGCAGGTAGGAACAACAAAAGTACATGATTCTTTAGCAAACAATGATAAGAGAATTAGACGAACAAAGGAGGAATTACAAATCCTTTATCAAATTAAAGTGTTGAAGAATAAACAACCACAAGGCTTTTAAACTGGGTTTAAGGAAAAGCAATACAATAATGAAAATGTTATGGAAAAGGGAATTACTCATGGACTCCTAAATCATACAAATATTTGTCTCCATTCAAGAGATATTACTTTTTACCAACTTATTATGTTGTATTTGATAtggaaatgacaaaaaaataggatttattTATGTGATGGAAAACACCATAACAGCCAAGACTGGATCACAATCCCAATCATTAAATGGAATAAAAAAAGTAGTCTTGTTGATGAGAATAGTACTAGTGGTAAGTCCTATAACTATTAATGGACAAGATAAAATGGTGATTTGTGCACAAAATGCTCAAAGAGAAATTTGCAAATTCATGGAAACGACAAAGAGGTTTGTGTAGGAAATAATTAACGTGAGGGAAATCTCAATTGGATTCTACTTCAAATAATGTCAAGCATGGGTCAATAAAGAATTTGGTTGATGGTAGAACCAACCAAAaaggaataataaataaaataacaccgATGGTTACTAGGGGTTATTCATAAAAGGCACGTGCATGGTTGTACAAGTGGGGACAATAAACATACATGATTTTGGAACTAATAATGACAAGAGAAGTATATGCACCAAGGAGGAATTACAATTTCTCTATCAAATGAAAGTGTTGAAGAAGAAACAATGTAAGGCCTTTAATTCAAGTTTGgaggaaaaattgattttggagaAACAGGATCTAGTGTTTCCCATGAAAAAGCATTCATCCAAACCATAAGGGTTGATCCACTAGGCCTTTAGAGGTAATGCAAGTTGAACAAGCTAAAGCAACTGATGAGAAGACTTTTAATGGACTAGTCACTCATATAGAAGATATTAGGACTGAGACCAAACATGTTACTCACGGGGTTGGGTCTATCCGTGACATAACCTGATCCAATTATATTGGATTGGGTTTTTTAAATGTTTGGATCGAATCAAACCTAACCCAATCAAAATCCAATCATGAGCAAGTTGggtaattagttttattttcttgaaccTAATCAACACAACTCAtaccatataatttaatttataacatatataaattaattattaaatataaaacaaattaataatttttaactcaatttattaaattaaatcacccataatttttcttttttaagttgttgtttttatctgtcttgattttatttatttttcacatgttAGTATCATACTTTATttctatctaaaataaaaatattatattagcaTTAAAATCACTAATTACATTAgtgaaatattttcataatttagtttctttaaaatatatttagtcaTTGTATACTTATAAAGttttagacaaaaataaattattattttaaacaaatattttttaaataaaaaatatttttaaatattcaaatgcaATTAACATAACTCGATCCAATTCGTTTATGATTGAGTTGAGTTAGAttgagtttgtaaaaaaaattatacaaatttcaCCCAATCTAACCCGTAAAATTTTGATAAGGTTGAATAATAAGTTTAGTTAAACCCGACCCCGGACGCATGAACACCCGTGAAGCTCATGAGATATAGAAGATTTGGGATGAATGGTTGCCTTCAATATGCTCGTGGGCATTCAAGTGAGATTTGATGTTTTTTATGCCACCAAATGGTATGTACAAGTCTTGTATTCTTCCTACTAAGTAATTTGTCAAGGACACACATAGAAGGTGACAAGTAGGTTGCAAGCAAAGTGACGAGTCCATTAAATGGAGAAAAGGTGACAAATAAGGTAAGAAAGACAATTATTGTATGAGATCTCGTTATACTACGTTGACGCACGTTAGAGGTTATCCCCTTGAACTAAGGTTGGTGTGTGGTCCATCCTCTAATCATTTCTCATATTTAACATTTTATCATGGAATGTTAAAGGAGTGGGCTCATGCTGCTTTCCTAACCTTATTTGTAATTTATCTAGCAAGCATTTTGTTAATATTGACATTATTTTCGCAAAAAAATCAAGATGAATCACTTCCTATACcaggaagacattttttgaTATCAAAGGGCACACATTTAAAGATTGGTGAAAGTTTTGCAATAGAAATACCATATTTTTTCACATATCCACTATCATTAGAAAGAAGTGTAATGTTATCAAAGATTTGCTCGATGACTCTAGGAAATTAATCAATGACATAGTTAACCTTGAAATATTAACCATGAATTTCTTCAAATCTATTTAAACAACAAGATCTTCCTTATATTAGTGGAACCTCGACAATGATTATCCAATGCTTCCTTCTATAATCTCACTAGTGCTCATTCCTAAGATAGACAACCTAGAAATCCTGAAGTAATACTGAGCCATAAGCTTGTGCAATGTAACAACAAGATTATTATCAAGATCATCGTGACCCACCTCAAGCAAGTCATTTCCATCCTAGCCAATCGCTCGGAACCAATGTAGCTTCATTCCTAGAAGACAAAGGGAAAGTCACATCATTATAGCGCATGAAATCTTTCATTTCATAAGGCAtctcaaaggaaaaaaagacgGATTCATGGTTATCAACTAAAGAAAGCTTTTGATAGCCTGGAGTGGAGCTTCATCCTCAACACTATCAAGGACATTGCCATTTCCATCTATTTTTGCAATATTATATTTCACAACCTTAATTTCATCATATTCCATGCTGATTTTATTCAATGGCCAAAAGACAGAGTCGTTTATACCTTCTAAAGGCGCCATTCGCCAAGAGATCCATTGTCCTCATTCTTGTTTGGGTTTGCCATGTAAAGATTGGGCCAACTCATTCACCATGAATGAGGTCCTGAGTTAACAACAATTAGAAGTCCATTAAACTCTCCCAAAGAGGGCCTCTCATTTCACACCTGTTTTGCAAAGCCTTGGTGGGAGGTTAGGCTAATATTGCATCATGCACTCTCAGTATTATTGTATCTTAAACCTCTCATTGCATTTCAGAACGAGCTTTCTGAAATGCAAGGAGAAGTGCAGGAGATAATAGTAGCTAGAAGTGCAGAAAACAAATGCAGGAAGGTTAGCATTCAAGAAacaaaacttattttctctCGCAACACAGCCAACATAAACAATATTAGAGCCCATGTGCTAGCTAGAATTTTGAGCTTCAGCCTAATCGCGCGCAGAGGCAAATTTAGAACAAGCACCTTCACTTTTGCCTCCAGGAAAGACCAACCCCCAACCTTCACAAGGCAACTCACGTCTTCTAACTAGGTCTTGCACAAGCCCTCTCAACTTCTCAACTAAACTAACAACTTATTACACAATTTAACCTAGCAGTTTTTTGTAGAATTAACAATTTGGAGGGGGTAAAGGATTTCGAGCCAAGCTACAAGAAAGTAAACTGTAGTTTATTCTTAACATTGATCAGTAAGTTACATAGTTAAATAATCAGTAAAGTGATACTCACTTGAATCGCCaagtttactttaaaaaaatctccAAGTATATAATATCGTTGTGGTCCTAATATATTAAGAATGAgaatttgatgcttttagtgctaTTTTACTTTTGCAATGCTGACCTTTGTGGGGTGGATCAGTTTTCTGcatctaattttattaattgagtGCCTATTAACCCAAAAATAAAGAATTGGTGTGCAAGTAATTAAGAGTAAATAGTATATGTACTATTAATACtaatagatatttttataatatcatttaattataaatcatttttataataagttaatttgttgatttattataatcaccataaaagttatattaacaataatttctaattgattttaggaatataattttttttatactacataaaaattaaattcat encodes the following:
- the LOC114410383 gene encoding histone-lysine N-methyltransferase ASHH2-like isoform X4 produces the protein MIEMGSCGRSAAIDDPSEKFVIEQQHLCSEVQEQVVSVQESCLEEEAYNVVDSNVELSTVTDGCLRGDRVSSEGRVDVTEGSGEGLGLASECKNADLLPLEKSTQDDCQNCLGVSCGSIEVLCVNSGSEGNFQNEGIFDQLSGSLTADDSQRRCAQQDEQKDDESGSLITEDSQRHCAQQDEQKDNKSDVLPAAGDDSDVVEGKNDETGVLADAFSHALDFRDCEVSLESESMADLLVDCNQQSEQEKIMRNPDPLLNVVEKCDALIGEETDACRKISPTPAMEVPSGALCTDTEVESINDHPCDQKDGEETDACRQISPTPTMEVPSDALFTDTEVESISDQPCDQKDGEETDACRKISPTLAMEVPSGPPSGALCTDAKVESTNDQPCDQKDIEDQNSTCEEKFKAFVDEEVININSCIKISSSLDCQETVASSPVVGFPCEPALLDPGCEMKNDMLQIDDFCKLKDCSSEETTNSTFRKPFSPESGQMDNDGTKAVEVDCITESIPLPSLRDSRRTKFGRKTQTKKASRNCKNKTKVTHSNGGMKLNLEAARKKRSCFSKPARSSVWGLIGNIEQFFEQDNELGVGEAVCQELGKARSKRQSGKAVKNGASTTSLSSVQKCSVSTTRVRLKIKFGKEVDLSCSNVLIPESVDGLASASYLVSDSGSQKVAGNADDKISDAVALGNSESFSNDLGKDGLVLNEQVANNPLETTEITEKSYGDAEEPCLAVPPEKVVEALIEPMSNKGMDPGTSPDSEVINSIPEVQIGERHQEDVHHAVLGSSKELNSKLDVTISKRGKKKEKLICSGNCITEDGSQGPRGNSRAKHSKNHRRKKNCRDAFSSLELPTEISKSVTSKELSPELLPHSGETELGGSVEALKVKNHMDAKTSNKPSVDHGFSDSLVSEKMLSSARPLGRKLPKSLRPSKVSKTKSKASDSSGRKKTTAGTCKEKQKNPINKSKVKGKGASLKVTCEVEDCPHPEANAGNHKLDAIGKIIADDNRVSVNVSNLDMLSGVGFGEQILSPRNAWVRCDDCHKWRRIPAVLADRIDETNCTWTCKDSSDKAFADCAIPQEKSNAEINAELGLSDASGEEDAYEGSKNFKELEYWPPIVSQESTFTNILTNEFLHRSHKTQTIDEIMVCHCKPSQGGKLGCGDECLNRILNIECVQGTCPCGDRCSNQQFQKHKYASLKWFKCGKKGYGLKAIEDVAQGQFLIEYVGEVLDMQTYEARQREYALKGHRHFYFMTLNGSEVIDASAKGNLGRFINHSCDPNCRTEKWMVNGEICIGLFALRNVKKDEELTFDYNYVRVFGAAAKKCYCGSSNCRGYIGGGDPLNAELIVQSDSEEEFPEPVMLTKDGEIEDAVPTPKYFNNVDTESAKHMLKDRDILENPTTAIDSDGSPEKESSMNPASAVSLLHSSAEMEDSKGKLPSSVRDEEISLQMEDVTSKPMPSVHQGYEKESEFADKTSSIQRLETTSPPTTVSKMLPNSAGSNRESKSEIIGGKKTPKLNGSVKKGKVHANPPNGLKTEVTANRLQVSSIKHKKVEGSSNGRFEAVQEKLNELLDGDGGISKRKDATKGYLKLLFLTVASGDRINGEAIQSNRDLSMILDALLKTKSRAVLNDIINKNGLQMLHNIMKQYRHDFKKIPILRKLLKVLEFLEASKILTSEHINGGPPCHGMESFRESMLSLTEHEDKQVHQIARNFRDRWFPRHARKHGYMDRDDNRVESHRSFKCNRFSASHSQRHEQDLRTTEAIDCSQQAMLVTTPVDAETWEGCPVQSLDGVEIKRAKKRKRKSRWDQPADTNSHSDAVMSSIGESQNIPEDGPPGFSCPVGSLNASLNSGNLALQNASRSGCPSDIVIGHPKEKFNSHLPVSYGMPWSAQQYGTPHAEFPECWVTAPGMPFNPFPPLPPYPRDNKDCQPSNTTNAMIIDQPAEVKQGDTSGMVNCCSDDMIPSTTGVNSEDSNLLFEDDKHKRLKGDSNDLGTRYFRQQKIHRPWFKRNAWKCDENNSCGDMCSIDVGDVPKESKVTCDAEDAICREE